In Curtobacterium sp. MCPF17_002, one genomic interval encodes:
- a CDS encoding SDR family oxidoreductase: protein MNISGATALVTGANRGIGRHLAAQLVERGAKVYATARRPELIDLKGVQRLALDITSPASVTAAAAVATDVDLLVNNAGIATTAPLLGDLDAAHADMDTNVWGTLSVIRAFAPILSANGGGSIVNIASGASWLAMPGASAYAVSKAALWNMGNALRHELAGQGTAVMSVHLGVADTDMSAGVPMAKTDPADVARATLDGVEREEYEVVVDEQTALIKQLLARDPKELYAVLAQMLAA from the coding sequence ATGAACATCTCTGGAGCCACCGCCCTCGTCACCGGCGCGAACCGCGGTATCGGACGCCACCTCGCCGCCCAGCTGGTCGAACGCGGGGCGAAGGTGTACGCGACCGCCCGACGTCCTGAACTGATCGACCTCAAAGGCGTCCAGCGTCTCGCCCTCGACATCACCTCGCCGGCGTCCGTCACCGCCGCCGCCGCGGTCGCGACCGACGTCGACCTCTTGGTCAACAACGCCGGGATCGCCACCACGGCGCCCCTGCTGGGTGATCTGGACGCGGCGCACGCCGACATGGACACGAACGTCTGGGGCACCCTGTCCGTGATCCGTGCCTTCGCACCCATCCTGTCCGCGAACGGTGGTGGAAGCATCGTGAACATCGCCTCGGGCGCCTCCTGGCTGGCCATGCCCGGAGCCTCCGCCTACGCGGTGTCGAAAGCCGCCCTGTGGAACATGGGAAACGCGTTGCGTCACGAGCTGGCCGGGCAAGGTACCGCGGTGATGTCCGTGCACCTCGGAGTAGCCGACACGGACATGTCCGCGGGAGTTCCGATGGCCAAGACCGACCCCGCGGACGTGGCGCGAGCGACGCTGGACGGGGTGGAGCGCGAGGAGTACGAGGTCGTGGTGGACGAGCAGACCGCGTTGATCAAGCAGCTGCTCGCCCGGGACCCCAAAGAGCTGTACGCGGTTCTGGCCCAGATGCTCGCAGCGTAG
- a CDS encoding MerR family transcriptional regulator, with translation MRIGELAARAGVSVRSLRYYEEQGLLESERTPGGHREYRESDVTRVRFMQMLYAAGMPSRRIVELLPFLDTGVATPTMLDHFDEESDRILHQIEALTATHDRLARLRDVASESVAGRPPDECRSSANAAAA, from the coding sequence ATGCGAATCGGAGAACTCGCAGCACGGGCCGGCGTCAGCGTGCGGTCGCTTCGGTACTACGAGGAACAAGGTCTCCTTGAGTCCGAGCGGACCCCGGGCGGACACCGGGAGTACCGCGAGTCCGACGTGACGCGTGTGCGCTTCATGCAGATGCTCTACGCGGCGGGCATGCCCAGTCGCCGGATCGTCGAGCTCTTGCCCTTCCTCGACACCGGGGTCGCGACACCGACGATGCTCGACCACTTCGACGAGGAGAGCGATCGCATCCTGCACCAGATCGAGGCCCTCACCGCTACCCACGACCGCCTGGCGCGGCTCCGCGATGTCGCGTCGGAGTCCGTCGCGGGACGGCCACCAGACGAGTGTCGCTCGTCAGCGAACGCGGCCGCCGCGTGA
- a CDS encoding ABC transporter permease: MSRLGTVVRFEFVRAVKKPAFWIGTLALPVVIVVVSLLVGVGQAAGTDSVVSSSSAARTPFHYVDDSGLVSETVAHKWGGSPSSDPAADRAAVRAGTLDAFIEFPESPSTTPIRVEAADRGLFGNGGYSSLAERVLEQSITATVDDPETVQLLRNPPATDLTTYADGQVAPGWLSIVPPFLFVAAFFGLVILLAARMVTVVVEEKENRISEMILTTVTAGDLIRGKVVAMLLVGFVQVGIFVVPGLVGLVAVLPLVASRLGGLVVDPWRMVVGALLLVGGVLLASGLFVAVGAAVPSIKDASALQSAAIFSLIIPIYAAFFVMTTPTSPIAAFFTYFPTFTPITAMVRNAVGSLSVTESVVCIVEVFVVAALLLWFAEYLFRHSVAQYGSKVTLRQIASWRRSRTR; encoded by the coding sequence GTGAGCCGCCTCGGGACCGTCGTCCGGTTCGAGTTCGTCCGTGCCGTCAAGAAGCCCGCGTTCTGGATCGGCACGCTCGCGCTGCCCGTCGTCATCGTGGTCGTCTCGCTGCTGGTCGGTGTCGGCCAGGCCGCGGGCACCGACTCCGTGGTGTCCAGCTCCTCGGCGGCGCGGACCCCGTTCCACTACGTCGACGACTCCGGGCTCGTGTCGGAGACCGTCGCGCACAAGTGGGGCGGATCGCCGTCCTCGGACCCGGCGGCCGACCGGGCAGCCGTCCGTGCCGGCACCCTCGACGCGTTCATCGAGTTCCCGGAGTCTCCCTCGACGACGCCGATCCGGGTCGAGGCCGCCGACCGCGGGCTCTTCGGCAACGGCGGCTACTCGTCGTTGGCCGAACGGGTGCTCGAGCAGAGCATCACGGCGACGGTCGACGACCCCGAGACCGTGCAGCTGCTGCGGAACCCGCCGGCCACCGACCTCACGACCTACGCCGACGGTCAGGTCGCGCCCGGGTGGCTGTCGATCGTGCCGCCGTTCCTCTTCGTCGCCGCGTTCTTCGGGCTCGTCATCCTGCTCGCGGCGCGCATGGTGACCGTCGTGGTCGAGGAGAAGGAGAACCGGATCTCCGAGATGATCCTCACCACCGTGACCGCGGGCGACCTCATCCGCGGCAAGGTCGTCGCGATGCTGCTGGTCGGCTTCGTGCAGGTCGGGATCTTCGTCGTTCCGGGCCTCGTCGGCCTGGTCGCGGTGCTGCCCCTCGTCGCCTCGCGGTTGGGCGGCCTGGTCGTCGACCCCTGGCGGATGGTCGTCGGGGCACTGCTGCTCGTCGGCGGGGTGCTGCTCGCGTCCGGGCTGTTCGTCGCCGTCGGCGCCGCCGTGCCCTCGATCAAGGACGCCTCGGCGCTGCAGTCCGCCGCGATCTTCTCGTTGATCATCCCGATCTACGCGGCGTTCTTCGTGATGACCACCCCGACGTCGCCGATCGCCGCGTTCTTCACGTACTTCCCGACCTTCACGCCGATCACCGCGATGGTGCGGAATGCCGTCGGGTCGCTCAGCGTCACCGAGTCGGTGGTCTGCATCGTCGAGGTGTTCGTCGTCGCCGCGCTGCTGCTGTGGTTCGCCGAGTACCTGTTCCGGCACTCGGTCGCCCAGTACGGCTCGAAGGTGACGCTGCGGCAGATCGCGTCGTGGCGCAGGAGCCGGACCCGTTAG
- a CDS encoding alternate-type signal peptide domain-containing protein, producing MHKIVTGAIAGAAGVALLLGGAGTFALWNASASTAASSVSSGSLTLSANNDGAWTDITNGRSATINPASALMVPGNTYQFTQTLTIGASGQDLKANLTYANQSITGDAALLAATTKTLAVSSSSASVVQSTASGASNTFVVSPSASTSTVKVVFTIGLPASATTGQGGTLNVGALAFTLTQTAIGS from the coding sequence ATGCACAAGATCGTGACCGGTGCCATCGCCGGCGCCGCCGGTGTCGCCCTCCTCCTCGGCGGTGCGGGCACCTTCGCCCTCTGGAACGCCAGCGCCAGCACCGCCGCCTCGTCGGTCAGCTCCGGCTCGCTCACCCTCAGCGCCAACAACGACGGCGCCTGGACCGACATCACCAACGGCCGCTCCGCCACGATCAACCCGGCGAGCGCCCTCATGGTCCCGGGCAACACCTACCAGTTCACGCAGACGCTGACGATCGGTGCGAGCGGCCAGGACCTCAAGGCGAACCTCACCTACGCCAACCAGAGCATCACCGGTGACGCCGCGCTCCTCGCCGCCACCACGAAGACGCTCGCCGTCTCGTCCTCGAGCGCGTCCGTCGTGCAGTCGACCGCCTCCGGGGCATCGAACACCTTCGTGGTGTCCCCGTCGGCGTCGACCTCGACCGTCAAGGTCGTCTTCACCATCGGGCTCCCCGCGTCGGCGACCACCGGCCAGGGCGGCACCCTCAACGTCGGCGCGCTCGCCTTCACGCTGACGCAGACCGCCATCGGTTCCTGA
- a CDS encoding VOC family protein: MSRVSDVVVDCEHPAVIARFWAGVLDGYQVAPYDYVELERLRSLGIDSPEDDPTVLVEGPVGLPRYFFVRVPERKVVKNRVHLDIRADDQDAEVRRLIGLGAHVLHDRSDWTTMADPEGNEFCVLR, from the coding sequence ATGAGTCGAGTCAGTGACGTTGTGGTGGACTGCGAGCATCCCGCTGTGATCGCACGGTTCTGGGCAGGCGTACTCGATGGCTACCAGGTCGCTCCGTACGATTACGTCGAGCTTGAGCGGTTGCGATCTCTCGGTATCGACAGTCCCGAGGATGATCCGACGGTGCTGGTCGAGGGGCCCGTCGGTTTGCCGCGGTACTTCTTCGTCCGCGTGCCCGAGCGGAAGGTCGTGAAGAACCGCGTGCACCTCGACATCCGTGCCGACGACCAGGACGCTGAGGTCCGTCGACTCATCGGACTCGGCGCGCACGTCCTCCACGACCGGTCAGACTGGACGACGATGGCGGACCCCGAGGGCAACGAATTCTGCGTACTCCGCTAG
- a CDS encoding TasA family protein — MTSTPRTTGRHLAPRRHRWIWPTVIALVVAVVTAMLGTGGTYALWNGTASTSASTVRSATATVTTGPLSAMNTAVLGPGAGVTGTFTVQNTGQIPLTMRVATTSTKVSYATSASTATVLGELTLRLAVVASVADCRAGLTGATGRLATFDTGSGSGSFTLAAGASAVGCVETDLDADAPQTVAGAVTDFTLTVTGTQVSA; from the coding sequence ATGACCAGCACACCGAGGACGACGGGACGCCACCTGGCGCCGCGTCGCCACCGGTGGATCTGGCCGACCGTCATCGCCCTGGTCGTCGCGGTCGTGACGGCGATGCTCGGCACCGGCGGCACCTACGCGCTGTGGAACGGGACGGCGAGCACCTCGGCGTCGACCGTCCGCTCCGCCACCGCGACCGTCACCACCGGGCCCCTCTCCGCGATGAACACGGCGGTCCTCGGCCCGGGGGCCGGCGTCACCGGCACCTTCACGGTGCAGAACACCGGGCAGATCCCGTTGACGATGCGCGTCGCGACGACCTCGACGAAGGTCTCGTACGCCACGAGCGCGTCCACCGCGACCGTGCTCGGCGAGCTCACCCTCCGGCTCGCCGTCGTGGCGAGCGTCGCGGACTGCCGCGCCGGTCTCACCGGCGCCACCGGCCGACTCGCGACGTTCGACACCGGGAGCGGGAGCGGCTCGTTCACCCTGGCCGCCGGCGCGAGTGCCGTCGGCTGCGTCGAGACGGACCTCGACGCCGACGCCCCGCAGACCGTGGCGGGGGCCGTCACCGACTTCACCCTCACCGTCACCGGGACGCAGGTCAGCGCATGA
- a CDS encoding GrpB family protein codes for MLDPYDPSWPDQFRAAAEEIQTLGNSAWVVEHIGSTSVPGLAAKPIIDLATRVRDGADFDAHRPRLEAGGWQLGSAVRSHRVMVFERDGRRLRIAHFFRADDWDNNNQRILRDWLLSHPKDKSLYEAAKVAAVDGAQQRGASYNAAKTAVIQSIVDRARADRGLPSVPVYDK; via the coding sequence GTGCTCGATCCATACGATCCGTCGTGGCCCGACCAGTTCAGGGCTGCCGCTGAGGAGATCCAGACGCTGGGTAACAGCGCCTGGGTCGTCGAGCACATCGGGTCGACGTCGGTCCCTGGTCTGGCCGCGAAGCCAATCATCGATCTTGCAACCCGAGTCCGCGACGGCGCGGACTTCGATGCCCACCGCCCACGCTTGGAAGCGGGCGGATGGCAACTCGGAAGCGCCGTGCGTTCCCATCGCGTGATGGTCTTCGAGCGCGACGGGCGACGACTTCGCATCGCGCACTTCTTTAGGGCAGACGACTGGGACAACAACAACCAGCGCATCTTGCGGGATTGGCTCCTCAGCCACCCGAAGGACAAGTCGCTTTACGAGGCGGCGAAGGTTGCTGCCGTAGACGGAGCGCAGCAGCGCGGAGCGTCGTACAACGCAGCCAAGACGGCGGTCATCCAGTCAATCGTTGATCGCGCCCGAGCTGACCGAGGTCTTCCTTCCGTGCCGGTCTACGACAAGTAA
- a CDS encoding cysteine hydrolase family protein, which translates to MTRALLLVDIQRDYFPGGAFPLVEPVAAAAAARTVLDSFRASDELIVHVFHVSTDPAATFFLPGTPGIGFHPLVEPAAGETVLEKHHPNSFIDTGLQGVLDDAGVTDLVLVGMMSSMCIDSTTRAAHELGYTCTVVADACAAPDLRYGDTVVPGASVHAAFMAALDGSFATVTSSGSTV; encoded by the coding sequence ATGACTCGTGCTCTCCTCCTCGTCGACATCCAGCGTGACTACTTCCCCGGCGGCGCGTTCCCCCTGGTCGAGCCCGTCGCTGCAGCCGCTGCCGCACGGACGGTCCTCGACTCGTTCCGCGCGTCCGACGAGCTCATCGTGCACGTCTTCCACGTCAGCACGGACCCGGCCGCGACGTTCTTCCTCCCAGGGACGCCGGGCATCGGCTTCCACCCGCTCGTCGAACCCGCTGCCGGCGAGACCGTGCTCGAGAAGCACCATCCGAACAGCTTCATCGACACCGGCCTCCAGGGGGTGCTCGACGACGCGGGCGTCACGGATCTGGTGCTCGTCGGGATGATGAGCAGCATGTGCATCGACTCGACCACCCGGGCGGCCCACGAGCTCGGGTACACGTGCACGGTCGTGGCCGACGCGTGCGCTGCACCGGACCTGCGGTACGGCGACACGGTGGTCCCCGGGGCGAGCGTGCACGCGGCGTTCATGGCTGCGTTGGACGGCAGCTTCGCGACCGTCACCAGCAGCGGCTCCACCGTCTGA
- a CDS encoding helix-turn-helix domain-containing protein: MTETTLPKREDLELGKVLSALADPNRRRVVLALLQEPVGTERTCVSFELPVTKATSTFHFRVLREAGLTYDLSYGNRKGVSLRRDDIDARFPGLLAALASAR; this comes from the coding sequence GTGACCGAGACCACGCTTCCGAAGCGGGAGGACCTCGAGTTGGGGAAGGTGCTGAGCGCCCTGGCCGACCCGAACCGCCGGCGAGTGGTCCTGGCGTTGCTGCAGGAGCCGGTGGGTACCGAACGCACCTGCGTGAGCTTCGAGCTCCCCGTCACGAAGGCGACGAGCACCTTCCACTTCCGGGTCCTCCGCGAAGCAGGGCTGACGTACGACCTCAGCTACGGGAACCGCAAGGGTGTCTCGCTCCGTCGCGACGACATCGATGCCCGCTTCCCCGGACTGCTTGCCGCCCTCGCGAGCGCACGCTGA
- a CDS encoding alpha/beta hydrolase yields the protein MITTPLGPVEVHVQGTGIPVLIVHGSPGGVDAARMMGRFLPADDFTTIALSRPGYLHTPLHDTDTSIDHEADLLAAVLDTLGVDRAAVFAWSGGGPSAYRLAVRHPHRVSSLIQVAAVSSRWIAPKYPASDAFLFGTALGNWIVRLLARIAPGQLVSGALAGEGSLRGKDLETLTAGVMADPAQRDAVLDVAKTMSWNGARRTGWDNDDANYGAIDTLELDRIQAPVLLIHGSADTDALPEHSHNAHEALPHSTLVMMDNGTHLAFYAHPDAPVVQRRARTWIVDHA from the coding sequence GTGATCACCACCCCACTCGGCCCGGTGGAAGTGCACGTGCAGGGCACTGGCATCCCGGTCCTCATCGTCCACGGCAGCCCCGGTGGGGTCGACGCCGCCAGGATGATGGGCCGCTTCCTGCCCGCCGACGACTTCACCACCATCGCGCTGTCCCGTCCCGGCTACCTCCACACCCCTCTGCACGACACCGACACCTCCATCGACCACGAAGCAGACCTCCTCGCCGCCGTCCTCGACACCCTCGGTGTCGACCGGGCAGCCGTGTTCGCCTGGTCAGGAGGCGGCCCCTCCGCCTACCGCCTCGCCGTCCGCCACCCACACCGGGTGTCGTCCCTGATCCAGGTCGCCGCGGTCAGTTCCCGCTGGATCGCACCGAAGTACCCCGCCTCGGATGCGTTCCTGTTCGGGACCGCCCTCGGCAACTGGATCGTCCGCCTCCTCGCACGAATCGCTCCCGGGCAGCTCGTCAGCGGCGCCCTCGCCGGAGAAGGATCCCTCCGCGGCAAGGACTTGGAGACGCTCACTGCGGGCGTGATGGCGGACCCCGCGCAACGAGATGCCGTCCTCGACGTGGCAAAGACGATGAGTTGGAACGGGGCCCGCCGCACCGGCTGGGACAACGACGACGCCAACTACGGCGCGATCGACACCCTCGAACTCGACCGCATCCAGGCCCCCGTCCTTCTCATCCACGGCAGCGCCGACACCGACGCTCTCCCCGAGCACAGTCACAACGCCCACGAAGCACTCCCTCACAGCACCCTCGTGATGATGGACAACGGCACACACCTCGCCTTCTACGCCCACCCCGACGCCCCTGTGGTCCAACGACGAGCCAGGACCTGGATCGTCGACCACGCCTGA
- the pnuC gene encoding nicotinamide riboside transporter PnuC: protein MGIVRWLFDAQLVIGDQTVLWREVIGNVFGLLSALGGMRRKVWAWPVGIVGNALLFTVFMGALFDTPNPVNLLGQAGRQVMFVIVSVYGWYRWTHRPDEATTVIEPRWASWRTRGLLVLAMVGGTAVLTPVFRALGSYEPVWSDAWIFVGSLLATYGMAKGWVEFWLIWVAVDLVGVPLLFSAGYYASGLMYVFYGAFTLAGFFVWAKQRTRPSAAPITVG from the coding sequence ATGGGCATCGTGCGGTGGTTGTTCGACGCGCAGCTCGTCATCGGCGACCAGACCGTGCTCTGGCGCGAGGTGATCGGGAACGTGTTCGGTCTGCTCAGCGCGCTCGGTGGGATGCGCCGCAAGGTGTGGGCCTGGCCGGTCGGCATCGTCGGCAACGCCCTGCTCTTCACCGTCTTCATGGGGGCGCTCTTCGACACCCCGAACCCGGTGAACCTGCTCGGCCAGGCCGGCCGTCAGGTGATGTTCGTCATCGTCAGCGTCTACGGCTGGTACCGGTGGACGCACCGACCCGACGAGGCGACGACCGTGATCGAGCCGCGCTGGGCCTCCTGGCGGACCCGCGGTCTGCTGGTCCTCGCCATGGTGGGCGGGACCGCGGTCCTGACCCCGGTCTTCCGCGCCCTCGGTTCGTACGAACCGGTGTGGAGCGACGCCTGGATCTTCGTCGGCTCGCTGCTCGCCACCTACGGCATGGCAAAGGGATGGGTGGAGTTCTGGCTCATCTGGGTGGCCGTCGACCTGGTCGGCGTGCCGCTGCTCTTCTCGGCCGGGTACTACGCCTCCGGTCTGATGTACGTGTTCTACGGCGCGTTCACCCTCGCCGGGTTCTTCGTCTGGGCGAAGCAGCGCACCAGGCCGTCGGCGGCTCCGATCACCGTCGGTTGA
- a CDS encoding NUDIX domain-containing protein codes for MRSAAVVVRGGSLLVISRFKDGRSYCVLPGGGVEQGESLRMACHRELLEETGLDGTVGNLLDVPVDSDVPAVNFQVRVNSEALMLGGVELERESPANRYEPRWVDVDSLAELPLVPDAAALVLDKRR; via the coding sequence GTGAGATCGGCGGCCGTCGTTGTTCGCGGCGGGAGCTTGCTCGTGATCAGTCGATTCAAGGACGGGCGGAGCTACTGCGTGCTTCCCGGCGGAGGCGTAGAGCAAGGCGAGAGCCTTCGAATGGCGTGCCATCGGGAACTCCTCGAGGAAACCGGCCTCGACGGCACAGTGGGCAACTTGCTCGACGTCCCGGTCGACAGCGACGTCCCAGCGGTCAACTTCCAGGTCAGGGTGAATTCTGAGGCGTTGATGCTCGGCGGCGTGGAGCTCGAGCGCGAATCACCGGCGAATCGGTACGAGCCGAGATGGGTAGACGTGGATTCGCTTGCGGAGCTTCCGTTGGTACCGGACGCGGCGGCGCTGGTCCTCGACAAGCGCCGGTAG
- a CDS encoding helix-turn-helix domain-containing protein, protein MAKAAGKYKGRNRKLTDDQIAEARRLISTGVPKTTVARRLGIDSTTLCRMLATPLSSATTDRAASDVVAV, encoded by the coding sequence ATGGCCAAGGCCGCGGGCAAGTACAAGGGCCGCAACCGCAAGCTCACCGACGACCAGATCGCCGAAGCACGCCGCCTCATCAGCACCGGCGTCCCCAAGACCACCGTCGCCCGCAGGCTCGGCATCGACAGCACCACCCTTTGCCGGATGCTCGCGACACCCCTCTCCTCCGCCACCACAGACAGGGCTGCCAGCGACGTCGTCGCCGTGTAG
- a CDS encoding signal peptidase I — MRRLSSSASSSGSSSGRAAGRTGWRAVVHALALGLSTGLLVIVAGLAVVLIVVPKATGSTPLTVLTQSMDPTLPPGTLLVVRPTRVQDIRIGDVVTYQIESGQPAVISHRVVSVASSSDGTRTFVLKGDNNALADSSPVTAAQIRGVVWYSLPDIGLVNQLVNGSRTWLVPAIAGVLLAYGAVMITIGAVSATRRRRDRTRARGAHGAHRATLD, encoded by the coding sequence ATGCGGCGCTTGAGTTCCTCCGCTTCTTCCTCGGGTTCTTCCTCGGGCCGGGCGGCCGGCCGCACGGGGTGGCGCGCGGTCGTCCACGCGCTCGCCCTCGGGCTGAGCACCGGACTGCTCGTCATCGTCGCCGGCCTCGCCGTCGTCCTCATCGTCGTGCCGAAGGCCACCGGGTCCACACCCCTCACCGTGCTCACCCAGTCGATGGACCCGACACTCCCCCCGGGCACCCTGCTCGTCGTCCGCCCCACACGCGTGCAGGACATCCGCATCGGCGACGTCGTCACCTACCAGATCGAGTCCGGACAGCCCGCGGTGATCAGCCACCGCGTGGTCTCCGTCGCGTCGTCGTCCGACGGCACGCGGACCTTCGTGCTCAAGGGCGACAACAACGCGCTCGCCGACTCGTCCCCCGTGACCGCGGCCCAGATCCGCGGCGTGGTCTGGTACAGCCTGCCCGACATCGGACTCGTCAACCAGCTGGTGAACGGGTCACGGACGTGGCTGGTCCCCGCGATCGCAGGGGTGCTGCTGGCCTACGGCGCCGTGATGATCACGATCGGCGCGGTGTCCGCTACGCGACGGCGTCGCGACCGGACACGGGCCCGCGGGGCGCACGGCGCACACCGGGCTACGCTCGATTGA
- a CDS encoding GNAT family N-acetyltransferase codes for MSIDLGELPSPKELLELYSAVGWTAYTDEPQRLVDAVRNSTWVLTARDGRGALLGLARVISDQMSIAYIQDLLVMPESQRSGVGGALLDAVIEQCAGIRQVVLMTDAEPGQRQFYESRAFREIHDLDPTPLRSFVRLS; via the coding sequence GTGTCGATCGATCTCGGAGAGCTGCCATCGCCGAAGGAGCTCCTCGAGCTTTACAGCGCGGTCGGTTGGACCGCGTACACCGACGAGCCGCAACGACTCGTTGACGCCGTCCGCAACTCGACCTGGGTACTGACCGCGCGTGATGGCCGAGGAGCGCTGCTGGGCCTTGCTCGCGTCATCTCGGACCAGATGTCGATCGCTTACATCCAGGATCTCCTCGTCATGCCCGAGTCGCAGAGGAGCGGCGTCGGAGGTGCCCTCCTCGATGCGGTGATCGAGCAGTGCGCCGGGATCCGCCAGGTCGTTCTGATGACCGACGCCGAGCCCGGCCAGCGCCAGTTCTACGAATCTCGTGCCTTCCGAGAGATCCACGATCTGGATCCAACACCGCTGCGGTCATTCGTCCGCCTCTCCTGA
- a CDS encoding MFS transporter: MSTDSAQIPTARASRTLPWGGLLALFFAGFLSIINETTPAGLLPQISHSLRISDAAAGQLITVYALATALTAVPLSAALARWGRRTLLISALAAFVLSNFVIASTEDFTIIMAARFVAGVGAGLIWTNLAAYAARLVPEDKQGRAMSIANAGTPVALAVGLPLGTLLGATFSWNFTFAASGFAGLVAILWVVIALPNLSGTPAGEKVRRAERGLVRTKGVVTILAVMSGFFLAHNILYTYVAPQVVRAGIGSQVELVLLVFGLAALVSIWVTGVLIDRRHRHLTVTGIVLLVVAFLMLGLAPISPVFVYVAVVLWGLGFGGGATWFLTAGFRATGSTAIAAVMVTLVNLMIGLGGLVGGLLIGIAGVEALPWVALAIMIPSAIAVVSARRYAFPHWSAEVAPER; this comes from the coding sequence GTGAGTACAGACAGCGCTCAGATCCCGACCGCGCGAGCGTCGCGCACACTGCCGTGGGGAGGCCTCCTTGCCCTCTTCTTCGCCGGCTTCCTGAGCATCATCAACGAGACCACCCCGGCCGGTCTCCTCCCCCAGATCTCCCACTCGCTCCGGATCTCGGACGCAGCGGCCGGTCAGTTGATCACCGTCTACGCGTTGGCGACCGCGCTCACCGCCGTCCCCCTGAGTGCTGCCCTTGCCCGCTGGGGGCGCCGCACGCTGCTCATCAGTGCGCTTGCGGCATTCGTCCTGTCCAACTTCGTGATCGCGTCCACGGAGGACTTCACGATCATCATGGCGGCGCGCTTCGTCGCGGGTGTCGGTGCGGGGCTGATCTGGACGAACTTGGCGGCCTACGCTGCCCGACTCGTTCCCGAGGACAAGCAGGGGCGCGCGATGTCCATCGCGAATGCCGGTACCCCGGTCGCGCTTGCTGTCGGCCTGCCGCTCGGGACGCTCCTCGGAGCGACCTTCAGCTGGAACTTCACGTTCGCCGCGTCCGGGTTCGCTGGGCTCGTCGCGATCCTCTGGGTCGTGATCGCGCTCCCCAACCTGTCCGGAACGCCAGCAGGAGAGAAGGTGCGCCGCGCCGAGCGGGGACTCGTCCGGACGAAGGGGGTCGTCACCATCCTCGCCGTCATGAGCGGCTTCTTCCTCGCCCACAACATCCTGTACACGTACGTGGCCCCACAGGTGGTCCGGGCTGGGATCGGGAGCCAGGTGGAGTTGGTGCTCCTCGTCTTCGGTCTGGCCGCGCTGGTGAGCATCTGGGTCACCGGAGTGTTGATCGATCGACGGCACCGGCACCTGACCGTGACGGGCATCGTGTTGCTCGTGGTCGCGTTCCTGATGCTCGGTCTCGCCCCGATCAGTCCGGTCTTCGTCTACGTCGCGGTGGTCCTGTGGGGCCTCGGCTTCGGAGGCGGCGCAACGTGGTTCCTGACCGCCGGGTTCCGCGCGACGGGCTCGACCGCCATCGCCGCGGTGATGGTGACCCTCGTCAACCTCATGATCGGACTCGGCGGACTCGTCGGTGGACTCCTGATCGGGATCGCGGGCGTCGAGGCACTCCCCTGGGTCGCCCTCGCGATCATGATCCCGTCGGCCATCGCGGTGGTGTCAGCGCGTCGGTACGCGTTCCCGCACTGGTCAGCGGAGGTCGCACCGGAACGGTGA